In the genome of Thermotoga sp., one region contains:
- the flgC gene encoding flagellar basal body rod protein FlgC: protein MMSEFDIMNISATGMSAQRLRVEIVSTNIANAETTRTETGEPYRRKVPVFAEYLRKAKDGRIERAGVKVVRIVEDPSPFRLVYDPTHPDADENGYVRMPNVNIVREMVDLINAQRAYDANVAAFNVTKNMVNSALQIGRG, encoded by the coding sequence ATGATGAGCGAGTTCGATATAATGAATATCAGCGCGACGGGTATGTCCGCTCAGAGACTCAGGGTGGAGATCGTTTCCACGAACATAGCGAACGCAGAAACCACCAGGACTGAAACGGGCGAACCTTACAGAAGGAAAGTGCCTGTCTTCGCTGAATACCTCAGGAAAGCAAAGGATGGTAGAATAGAGAGAGCAGGTGTGAAAGTGGTGAGGATCGTGGAGGATCCATCACCTTTCAGACTCGTTTACGACCCCACCCATCCCGATGCAGACGAGAACGGCTACGTGAGAATGCCCAACGTGAACATAGTCAGAGAGATGGTGGATCTCATAAATGCCCAGAGGGCGTACGATGCGAACGTGGCTGCGTTCAACGTGACCAAGAACATGGTAAACAGCGCTCTTCAGATTGGAAGGGGGTAG
- the sufB gene encoding Fe-S cluster assembly protein SufB, whose product MMERIILDDSRFNFVPKVKTAYKAPPGLDEKLIEEISRTKEEPGWMLKHRLESLKIFREWHNPRFGVDISDLDLGKIVSYIKPDAKKGTSWEEVPGEIKEAFDRLGIPEAERKYLAGVGAQLDSEVVYQNIKKELEKLGVIFLDMESAVREYPDLVREYFMKLVPNTDHKFAALHGAIWSGGTFLYVPTGVKVPMPLQAYFLMSNPGMGQFEHTIIVAEEGSEVTFIEGCSAPRYNVINLHAGMVEIYVKRGAKVKYLTIQNWSKNTFNLNTKRSIVEEEGSMTWVSGSLGSHKTMLYPMTILKGRGSRAESLSITYAGPGQHMDTGSKVVHLAPYTSSVVSAKSISLGGGWAFYRGLLKITKEAVKSKASVECAALMLDNRSKSDTVPIIEVETDKADVGHEARIGRIGEDQIFYLMNRGLSEQEAKSMIVKGFVEPVVKELPFEYAVELNKLLELEIEKSIG is encoded by the coding sequence ATGATGGAAAGAATCATCCTCGATGACTCCAGATTCAACTTCGTCCCCAAAGTGAAAACCGCCTACAAGGCCCCTCCAGGGCTCGACGAAAAATTGATAGAGGAGATATCCCGGACAAAGGAAGAGCCCGGGTGGATGCTGAAGCATCGACTCGAATCTTTGAAAATATTCAGGGAGTGGCACAATCCGAGGTTTGGTGTTGATATATCCGATCTTGATTTAGGAAAGATCGTATCTTACATAAAACCAGATGCAAAAAAGGGTACCTCCTGGGAAGAGGTACCTGGTGAAATAAAAGAGGCGTTTGACAGACTCGGAATTCCCGAAGCGGAAAGAAAATACCTTGCAGGCGTTGGCGCTCAACTCGACTCGGAGGTTGTCTATCAGAACATAAAGAAAGAACTCGAGAAACTGGGTGTCATTTTTCTCGACATGGAGAGTGCTGTGAGGGAATATCCCGACCTTGTTAGAGAGTACTTCATGAAGCTCGTTCCCAACACCGATCACAAATTCGCTGCACTCCACGGTGCCATATGGAGTGGAGGAACTTTCCTGTACGTTCCAACGGGAGTGAAGGTTCCAATGCCGCTTCAGGCTTACTTCCTTATGAGCAATCCCGGAATGGGTCAGTTCGAGCACACCATAATAGTCGCAGAAGAAGGAAGCGAGGTCACTTTCATAGAAGGGTGTTCCGCTCCGAGGTACAACGTTATCAACCTTCATGCTGGGATGGTCGAGATATATGTGAAGAGGGGAGCAAAGGTGAAATATCTCACCATACAGAACTGGAGCAAAAACACGTTCAACCTCAACACGAAAAGATCGATCGTCGAAGAAGAAGGATCGATGACGTGGGTTTCCGGTTCTCTTGGTAGCCACAAGACCATGCTGTATCCGATGACGATACTGAAAGGAAGGGGATCGAGGGCTGAAAGTCTGTCGATCACGTACGCGGGTCCTGGTCAACACATGGATACAGGATCCAAAGTAGTTCATCTTGCCCCGTACACGAGCTCCGTGGTCAGTGCAAAGAGCATCTCGCTCGGAGGTGGATGGGCATTTTACAGGGGACTTCTGAAAATAACAAAAGAAGCTGTAAAGAGCAAAGCATCTGTGGAATGTGCGGCTTTAATGCTCGACAACAGATCCAAAAGCGATACGGTCCCCATCATAGAGGTGGAAACAGACAAAGCAGACGTGGGACACGAAGCAAGGATAGGCAGAATCGGAGAGGACCAGATATTCTATCTCATGAACAGAGGGCTTTCGGAACAGGAAGCAAAATCGATGATCGTGAAAGGTTTCGTGGAACCCGTCGTCAAGGAGCTTCCCTTCGAATACGCCGTCGAACTCAACAAACTTCTCGAGCTGGAAATAGAAAAGAGTATAGGGTGA
- the prfA gene encoding peptide chain release factor 1 has translation MRSEGLVEKISSVLQERKKELEEQLARPDLSPEEMKNYGMEYSKLEEIESIVNKIKETQEFIELLKEEGESEQEIERYEKELDGLFQELFLLLSPEAGDKAIVEIRPGTGGEEAALFARDLFRMYTRYAERKRWNVEIAEIHETDLGGVKEAVFFVKGRNAYSTLRYESGVHRVQRVPVTESGGRIHTSTATVVVLPEIEEKDIEIRPEDLRIETFRASGHGGQYVNKTESAVRITHIPTGIVVSCQNERSQYQNKQTALRILRARLYQLQREQLEKELSQKRKSQIGTGERSEKIRTYNFPQNRVTDHRINYTSYKLQEILDGDLDEIISKLIEHDIESNIEEILGTSTSSGEH, from the coding sequence ATTAGGAGTGAAGGTCTCGTAGAAAAGATCTCTTCGGTTCTGCAGGAAAGAAAAAAAGAGCTGGAAGAACAACTGGCCAGACCCGATCTGAGTCCAGAGGAGATGAAAAATTACGGAATGGAGTACTCAAAGCTCGAAGAGATAGAGAGTATTGTGAACAAAATAAAGGAGACACAGGAGTTCATAGAACTTTTGAAAGAAGAAGGGGAAAGCGAGCAAGAAATAGAACGCTACGAGAAAGAGCTGGATGGTCTCTTCCAGGAGCTTTTTCTACTTCTCTCTCCTGAAGCGGGAGACAAGGCGATTGTAGAGATCAGGCCGGGAACGGGTGGAGAAGAAGCGGCCCTGTTTGCGAGGGATCTCTTCAGAATGTATACAAGGTACGCCGAAAGAAAAAGATGGAACGTGGAGATCGCCGAGATACATGAAACGGACCTTGGAGGGGTAAAAGAAGCTGTTTTCTTTGTAAAAGGAAGAAACGCCTACAGTACCTTGAGATATGAGAGCGGTGTTCACAGGGTGCAAAGAGTACCGGTCACTGAGTCCGGAGGGAGAATACACACTTCAACGGCAACCGTCGTGGTCCTTCCTGAGATAGAGGAAAAGGACATCGAGATAAGACCGGAGGATCTGAGGATAGAGACTTTCAGGGCATCGGGACATGGTGGCCAATACGTTAATAAAACGGAATCTGCTGTGAGGATCACACACATTCCAACAGGAATCGTCGTTTCCTGCCAGAACGAAAGGTCGCAGTATCAAAACAAACAGACCGCTCTGAGAATCCTTCGAGCCCGCCTCTATCAGCTTCAGAGAGAGCAACTGGAGAAGGAACTTTCTCAAAAGAGGAAATCGCAGATTGGAACCGGTGAGAGAAGTGAAAAGATCAGAACTTACAACTTCCCCCAGAACAGAGTTACCGATCACAGAATAAACTACACATCTTACAAGCTTCAAGAGATTCTCGACGGGGATCTCGACGAGATCATATCGAAACTGATAGAACACGATATAGAAAGCAACATCGAAGAAATTTTAGGAACAAGTACCTCCAGTGGAGAACATTAA
- the flgB gene encoding flagellar basal body rod protein FlgB, with protein MFNSNFYTLKQAMDVSLLRQKVHALNIANVSTPGYKRKYVAFEEFLKESKMKLKLLKTNEKHLGNLQRVIEPRVLIQNDTIMRNDGNNVDIDYEMVQLVKNGLRYQVLTRLMSLNIDRYNAVLRGVR; from the coding sequence ATGTTCAACTCGAACTTCTACACCCTGAAACAGGCGATGGATGTATCTTTGTTGAGGCAGAAAGTACACGCCCTCAACATAGCGAATGTAAGTACTCCCGGCTACAAGAGAAAGTACGTGGCGTTTGAAGAGTTCTTGAAAGAGTCGAAGATGAAACTCAAACTTTTGAAAACCAACGAAAAGCACCTTGGAAACCTTCAAAGGGTGATAGAGCCGCGTGTTTTGATACAGAACGATACAATCATGAGAAATGACGGTAACAATGTGGACATCGATTACGAAATGGTTCAGCTTGTAAAGAACGGTCTCAGGTATCAGGTACTGACCAGGCTCATGTCTTTGAACATAGACAGATACAACGCCGTTTTGAGAGGTGTGAGATGA
- a CDS encoding SufD family Fe-S cluster assembly protein: MEKVIVIEHDREKAVIWETPQIFSESDYGYDILERALEATEGPLKEWRKRKYQEYREWGFPKWKRCNLDGMILPELSFKQTELEIDISLLEKLDFEGAHRKFVLMGDTFFTDFFSLGDGKSIIRSNEDGVENYLVVVENEAEIYRISKTDRFKNTVMRILVKKGARLKFVNVDLFGNHSFENMFIFLEEDAKLVFRDFKAFGNRKVGHVLVKLGEESQADVKSYFYQNKNGVVDLLYAMRFSSEESEGHLKGHGIVDDSGKVVFRGILDVKRGAKNAVAEEMEHTLILSPSARMDAIPSLWVDENDVIASHSASSSSLDENGLFYLMTRGLSEAEAKKLIVRGVFSDLLDEVNESMRGEVENVINQIV; encoded by the coding sequence ATGGAAAAGGTGATAGTGATAGAGCACGACAGAGAAAAGGCGGTCATCTGGGAAACTCCCCAGATTTTTTCTGAGAGCGATTACGGATACGACATTTTGGAAAGGGCGCTGGAAGCAACAGAGGGTCCTTTAAAGGAGTGGAGAAAGAGAAAGTACCAGGAGTACAGGGAATGGGGTTTTCCAAAGTGGAAAAGGTGTAATCTCGATGGAATGATCCTTCCAGAACTTTCCTTTAAGCAAACTGAGCTTGAGATCGATATCTCTCTTCTTGAAAAGCTGGACTTTGAAGGTGCCCACAGAAAGTTTGTTCTCATGGGGGACACTTTTTTCACAGACTTCTTCTCTCTTGGAGATGGAAAGAGCATCATAAGATCGAATGAAGACGGTGTTGAGAATTACCTGGTAGTTGTTGAGAACGAAGCTGAGATCTACAGAATTTCAAAAACCGACAGGTTCAAAAACACCGTCATGAGAATCCTGGTGAAAAAGGGCGCCAGATTGAAATTCGTGAATGTAGATCTGTTTGGGAACCACTCCTTTGAGAACATGTTCATCTTCCTCGAAGAAGATGCAAAGCTTGTCTTCAGAGATTTCAAAGCCTTTGGAAACAGAAAAGTCGGCCATGTGCTGGTGAAACTGGGTGAAGAGAGCCAGGCCGACGTGAAATCTTACTTCTACCAGAACAAAAACGGAGTAGTGGACCTTCTCTACGCTATGAGATTCTCCAGTGAAGAGTCAGAAGGGCACCTGAAGGGACATGGTATAGTGGACGACTCAGGAAAAGTGGTGTTCCGCGGTATTCTCGATGTGAAAAGAGGAGCAAAAAACGCAGTCGCTGAGGAGATGGAACACACTCTGATACTCTCTCCAAGTGCAAGGATGGACGCGATCCCCAGCCTCTGGGTGGACGAAAACGACGTCATAGCTTCACACTCTGCGAGTTCTTCTTCTCTCGACGAAAACGGACTTTTCTATCTGATGACAAGGGGACTCAGTGAAGCAGAAGCAAAGAAATTGATTGTAAGAGGTGTTTTCTCCGATCTTCTCGATGAAGTAAACGAATCGATGAGGGGAGAGGTGGAGAATGTTATCAACCAGATTGTATGA
- a CDS encoding type IV pilus twitching motility protein PilT, with protein sequence MMDRSLLKIITEAYGLRATDVHISAGCPPYYRIDGKLVPQEKYGKFSREDVMNGLKELFLEIGHPFPPKEKEVDFSFTVGEAIRVRGNLYYERKNPALAFRLIPKKIRTFQELGLPEILKTFVERKYGLILVAGPTGSGKSTTLAAMIDYINENFPHHIITIEDPIEYVFVNKKSVIHQRELGSDTDSFYNGLKYALRQDPDVILVGEMRDLETMALALTAAETGHLVLATVHTNSAASAPERIIDVFPAHQQRQIALQLANTLIAVIYQRLLPKANGIGFTPILEIMVGTPAVRNLIRENKIHQLESVIQAGARHGMILFDDALVKAALRGDIAKEDAIQFARDQEEVARRLGVKVS encoded by the coding sequence ATGATGGATAGATCTCTTTTGAAGATCATCACAGAAGCTTATGGTTTGAGGGCAACCGATGTTCACATCTCGGCAGGTTGCCCTCCCTATTATCGAATCGACGGAAAACTCGTTCCTCAAGAAAAATACGGTAAGTTTTCCAGAGAGGACGTGATGAACGGTCTGAAAGAGCTCTTTCTGGAAATCGGGCATCCTTTTCCACCAAAAGAAAAAGAGGTGGACTTTTCCTTCACTGTTGGAGAAGCAATCAGGGTGAGAGGGAACCTCTACTACGAGAGAAAGAATCCCGCACTCGCCTTCAGATTGATTCCAAAGAAAATCAGAACGTTTCAGGAACTCGGACTTCCCGAGATTTTGAAGACATTCGTTGAAAGAAAGTACGGTTTGATACTGGTTGCCGGACCAACGGGAAGTGGGAAATCCACGACTCTTGCCGCCATGATAGATTACATCAACGAGAACTTCCCGCACCACATAATCACAATAGAGGATCCTATAGAGTACGTTTTCGTAAACAAAAAATCGGTGATACACCAAAGAGAACTGGGTTCCGATACCGACTCGTTCTACAACGGTTTGAAGTACGCCCTCAGACAAGACCCCGATGTGATCCTCGTTGGGGAAATGAGAGATCTCGAAACGATGGCTCTTGCTCTCACCGCAGCAGAAACAGGTCACCTGGTTCTCGCTACGGTACACACAAATTCGGCGGCATCTGCGCCGGAAAGGATAATAGACGTCTTCCCGGCACACCAGCAGAGACAGATTGCTCTTCAACTAGCTAACACACTTATCGCTGTTATTTACCAGAGACTCCTTCCCAAAGCGAATGGCATAGGTTTCACCCCGATCCTCGAGATCATGGTGGGAACACCGGCTGTAAGGAATCTGATAAGAGAAAACAAAATCCATCAGCTGGAATCCGTCATCCAAGCAGGTGCCAGACATGGTATGATCCTGTTCGACGACGCCCTTGTGAAAGCTGCTCTGAGGGGCGACATAGCCAAAGAAGACGCCATACAGTTCGCCAGGGATCAGGAGGAGGTGGCCAGAAGATTAGGAGTGAAGGTCTCGTAG
- the sufC gene encoding Fe-S cluster assembly ATPase SufC → MLEIKDLYAKLRDEEKEILKGVNLKIKRGEVHVLMGPNGSGKSTLANVVMGNPKYVVTKGDILFEGRSIKDLPANERAKLGIMMTFQNPYEIEGVRFSQFLTTSHRKIHEEEKNYMELRKELENQSERLGLGKDFLERYLNVGFSGGEKKRAEILQILFLKPKFLILDEIDSGLDVDALRLIAKTIADLNKEGVTLLIITHYKRLLDYLERIDRVHVYVDGRIVRSGGAELASEVEEKGYSLEGVR, encoded by the coding sequence ATGCTTGAAATCAAGGATCTCTATGCGAAGTTGAGAGACGAGGAAAAGGAAATACTGAAGGGAGTAAACCTGAAGATAAAAAGAGGCGAGGTCCACGTTCTCATGGGACCAAACGGCAGTGGAAAATCCACTCTTGCAAACGTTGTGATGGGCAATCCAAAGTACGTTGTGACAAAGGGAGATATCCTCTTTGAAGGGCGTTCCATAAAAGATCTTCCTGCAAACGAAAGAGCAAAGCTTGGTATCATGATGACATTCCAAAATCCGTACGAGATTGAAGGCGTGAGGTTTTCTCAGTTCCTCACCACATCGCACAGGAAGATCCACGAAGAGGAAAAAAACTACATGGAACTGAGAAAAGAACTGGAGAACCAATCAGAAAGGCTTGGACTTGGAAAGGATTTCCTTGAAAGATACCTGAACGTCGGTTTCTCCGGGGGGGAGAAAAAGAGGGCCGAAATTCTCCAAATCCTTTTTTTGAAGCCTAAGTTCCTCATCCTCGACGAGATAGACTCGGGTCTCGATGTGGATGCGCTCAGACTCATAGCGAAGACGATTGCGGATCTCAACAAAGAGGGAGTTACCCTTCTCATCATCACACATTACAAAAGACTCCTCGATTACCTGGAAAGGATTGACAGAGTGCACGTTTATGTAGATGGCCGCATTGTGAGAAGCGGCGGAGCAGAGCTTGCCAGCGAAGTTGAAGAAAAGGGTTACAGCCTGGAAGGAGTGAGATGA
- the fliE gene encoding flagellar hook-basal body complex protein FliE — MIDRIEGLGPIEDTGKTQKKNGDNFSEALKEALEKVNNIQKRAEKLTDDFAQGKISNIHEVIIEAEKASIALRLTVEVRNRIVEAYREIMRMQI, encoded by the coding sequence ATGATAGATAGGATAGAGGGACTCGGTCCCATAGAAGATACCGGAAAAACCCAGAAGAAAAATGGAGACAACTTTTCAGAGGCATTGAAGGAAGCTCTGGAAAAGGTGAACAATATCCAAAAAAGAGCGGAAAAACTGACAGACGACTTCGCACAGGGTAAGATAAGCAACATCCACGAGGTTATAATAGAAGCGGAAAAAGCTTCGATTGCTCTAAGACTCACCGTTGAGGTGAGAAACAGAATCGTCGAAGCTTACAGGGAGATCATGAGGATGCAAATCTGA
- a CDS encoding cyclophilin-like fold protein, with protein sequence MKMELVFESARCLIELDESYEVVRRLKEKVPFKSVVNTWGEEIYFSTPVVVSKMENPKEVVEIGDIGYWPPGKALCLFFGRTPISDDKIRPASAVNVIGKIVEGLENLKEVKDGEKVTVRFASS encoded by the coding sequence ATGAAGATGGAACTGGTTTTCGAAAGTGCAAGGTGTCTAATTGAACTGGATGAATCCTACGAGGTGGTTAGAAGGTTGAAAGAAAAGGTTCCGTTCAAGAGTGTGGTGAACACCTGGGGTGAGGAGATCTATTTCTCAACGCCCGTTGTTGTCTCAAAGATGGAGAACCCAAAAGAGGTGGTAGAAATAGGAGACATTGGTTATTGGCCCCCTGGAAAAGCCCTGTGCTTGTTTTTCGGGAGGACACCGATAAGCGACGACAAGATAAGGCCCGCGAGTGCTGTGAACGTGATCGGAAAGATTGTAGAAGGTCTTGAGAACTTGAAAGAAGTGAAAGACGGTGAGAAGGTCACCGTCAGATTTGCATCCTCATGA
- the ileS gene encoding isoleucine--tRNA ligase produces MDYKKTLNLPKTAFPMKANLVNKEKTFLKSWEEMDLYNYVLGQRKGKPLFVLHDGPPYANGHIHIGTALNKILKDIVVKYKTMRGYRVPYVPGWDTHGLPIEHKVSQELGDKIKEMSPAEIRKKCEEFALKFVDIQREEFKRLGVRGDWNNPYITLKPDYEVKILDVFKTLVERGNVYRSLKPIYWCPRCRTALAEAEIEYHDHRSPSIYVKFRSEDDPNFYVVIWTTTPWTLPANVGIALHPDFEYSVVRVGEEKWVIAADLLEPFSKETGVDCSEVIEKIKGKDLEGKEFQHPIFGDKTSRVILADYVSLETGTGCVHIAPGHGEEDYIYGHVKYGLPVVSPVDEEGRFTEEAGKYRGMFIEDANKVIIDDLKEKGILVHASSITHSYPHCWRCKGPVIFRATEQWFISVDHNDLRQRVLEEIDRIKWIPEWGRNRIRSMVKERPDWCISRQRVWGTPIPAVKCKECGEITLDPKVIEHFMKIVEKEGTNAWFEKDIEELIPDDFKCPRCGARSFEKMLDTLDVWIDSGSSFEYIITREDHPFPLDMYLEGSDQHRGWFHSSIFLAVAKRNSAPYREVLTHGFIKDELGRKMSKSLGNVVDPMEVVEKYGAEILRLWLASSDYFNDIKISMKIVEQQTEVYRKIRNTFRFLLGNLGDFDPEVDRVPYEKLLTIDKWALGRLQEIIRRSTEYYDSYEFSKVYNLVVKYCTTELSSLYLDVVKDRLYVEAKDSLYRRSAQTVMHEILIALMKILAPIMTFTMEEVYLHLHEKDRKYKTVQAEYWPEYRGNLIDKKIMEDFEKLLSIREDVLKALEEKRQQDTIGHSLDAEVILVPKNNSVKALLEEYRDVLEELFIVSKVSLSDGSGELKGELVEVIVKHAEGEKCQRCWKYTTEISQSEEFPGVCPRCLAVLKGERK; encoded by the coding sequence TTGGACTACAAGAAAACACTGAATCTACCGAAAACCGCCTTTCCGATGAAAGCAAACCTGGTCAACAAGGAAAAGACCTTTCTGAAAAGCTGGGAAGAGATGGATCTCTATAACTACGTGCTTGGACAAAGAAAAGGAAAGCCGCTTTTTGTCCTCCATGATGGCCCCCCGTACGCCAACGGACACATACACATCGGAACTGCACTGAACAAGATTCTGAAAGACATTGTGGTCAAGTACAAAACAATGAGGGGATACAGGGTACCGTACGTACCGGGATGGGATACCCACGGTCTTCCCATAGAACACAAGGTCTCTCAGGAACTTGGAGACAAGATAAAAGAGATGTCTCCCGCGGAGATAAGGAAGAAGTGCGAAGAGTTCGCTCTGAAGTTCGTTGACATACAGAGAGAAGAGTTCAAGAGGTTGGGAGTGCGGGGTGACTGGAACAATCCCTACATTACCCTCAAACCGGACTACGAGGTGAAAATACTGGATGTCTTCAAAACGCTTGTCGAACGTGGAAACGTCTACAGATCACTGAAACCTATATACTGGTGTCCAAGGTGCAGAACAGCCCTTGCAGAGGCAGAGATCGAGTATCACGATCACAGATCACCCTCCATATACGTGAAGTTCAGATCCGAAGATGATCCAAACTTTTACGTCGTGATATGGACCACCACTCCCTGGACACTCCCGGCGAACGTGGGTATTGCTCTTCATCCTGATTTCGAGTATTCCGTTGTGAGAGTAGGAGAAGAAAAATGGGTGATCGCCGCAGACCTTCTTGAGCCTTTCTCCAAAGAAACGGGGGTGGATTGTTCCGAAGTAATAGAAAAGATAAAGGGTAAAGATCTGGAAGGGAAGGAATTCCAGCATCCCATCTTCGGGGATAAAACCTCCCGTGTCATTCTAGCAGATTACGTTTCTCTGGAAACGGGAACGGGATGTGTTCACATCGCTCCAGGGCATGGTGAAGAGGACTACATTTACGGACATGTAAAATACGGTCTTCCTGTCGTCTCTCCAGTCGATGAAGAAGGGCGCTTCACCGAGGAAGCAGGGAAATACAGGGGAATGTTCATAGAGGATGCCAACAAAGTGATCATAGACGATTTGAAAGAAAAGGGAATCCTCGTTCATGCTTCCTCCATCACCCACTCTTATCCACACTGCTGGCGCTGTAAAGGACCTGTGATCTTCAGGGCAACCGAGCAGTGGTTCATCTCCGTGGATCACAACGATCTGAGACAAAGAGTTCTGGAAGAGATAGACAGGATCAAATGGATACCAGAGTGGGGTCGAAACAGGATCAGATCCATGGTGAAAGAAAGACCCGATTGGTGCATCTCAAGGCAGCGCGTCTGGGGAACTCCCATACCGGCTGTTAAATGTAAGGAATGTGGAGAAATCACGCTCGATCCGAAGGTGATCGAGCATTTCATGAAGATAGTGGAAAAAGAGGGGACCAACGCGTGGTTTGAAAAAGACATAGAAGAATTGATTCCCGACGATTTCAAATGCCCAAGGTGTGGAGCACGTTCCTTCGAGAAGATGCTCGATACACTGGACGTGTGGATCGACTCTGGATCATCTTTCGAGTACATAATTACGAGGGAAGATCATCCATTTCCGCTGGATATGTATCTCGAAGGGAGCGATCAGCACAGAGGATGGTTCCACTCCTCCATATTCCTTGCCGTAGCAAAGAGAAACTCTGCACCTTACAGGGAGGTTCTGACACACGGCTTCATAAAAGATGAGCTTGGAAGGAAGATGAGCAAATCCCTTGGAAACGTCGTGGACCCTATGGAAGTGGTCGAAAAGTACGGAGCAGAAATTCTGAGGCTTTGGCTCGCAAGTAGCGATTACTTCAACGACATAAAGATCTCCATGAAGATAGTCGAACAACAGACAGAGGTGTACAGGAAGATAAGAAACACGTTCAGATTCCTTCTTGGAAATCTCGGAGATTTTGATCCCGAAGTAGACAGAGTCCCCTACGAAAAGCTTCTCACCATTGATAAATGGGCGCTTGGAAGACTCCAGGAGATTATAAGGCGCTCTACGGAGTACTACGACAGTTACGAGTTCTCGAAAGTCTACAACCTTGTGGTGAAGTACTGTACAACGGAACTCAGCTCCCTCTACCTTGATGTTGTGAAGGACAGACTTTACGTCGAGGCGAAAGATTCACTTTACAGAAGATCGGCTCAAACGGTGATGCACGAGATATTGATCGCCCTGATGAAGATCCTCGCACCCATCATGACCTTCACAATGGAGGAAGTGTACTTGCATCTTCACGAGAAGGACAGGAAGTACAAGACGGTCCAGGCAGAGTACTGGCCAGAGTACAGAGGGAATTTGATCGACAAGAAGATAATGGAAGATTTCGAAAAACTCCTCTCCATAAGGGAAGACGTCCTGAAGGCACTCGAAGAAAAAAGACAGCAGGATACGATAGGGCACTCCCTGGATGCTGAAGTGATCCTCGTTCCCAAAAATAACTCTGTGAAAGCTCTTCTCGAAGAATACAGGGATGTTCTCGAGGAACTCTTCATCGTTTCCAAAGTGAGCCTTTCGGATGGCTCAGGCGAGCTGAAAGGGGAGCTTGTCGAGGTCATTGTGAAACACGCAGAAGGGGAAAAATGTCAAAGGTGCTGGAAATACACAACCGAGATCTCCCAATCTGAAGAATTCCCAGGCGTCTGTCCAAGGTGCCTTGCCGTTTTGAAGGGAGAGAGGAAGTGA